From Nitrospira sp., the proteins below share one genomic window:
- the ybgF gene encoding tol-pal system protein YbgF: MLSSRAQCYLWSVAGVCQLLMLTGCAKHADFVELRDSISTISKSQEQDHQRVDAALRRLESLERVKDAEPGKARFEEFAARLQKIEARLAKLEEGPGSPVSKLDPVPSEAPKLAKPSKPQAQVESAPIIPSSPGITPTAAFNLAYNDYLNGKYELAVSGFQRFTKDFPGTSLTPNAHYWLGESYYNQKDYARAIQAFEYLVTEYPGNEKVPAALYKLGLATAETGDLVKSRKYLKHVLEEFPSSEEAKLAKNKLADIR; this comes from the coding sequence ATGCTGTCGTCACGTGCGCAGTGCTATCTATGGTCTGTGGCGGGTGTGTGCCAGCTGTTGATGCTGACGGGTTGCGCCAAACATGCCGATTTTGTGGAGCTGAGAGATTCGATTTCGACGATTTCCAAGTCGCAGGAGCAGGATCATCAGCGGGTCGATGCGGCGTTGCGCCGGCTGGAGTCCCTTGAGCGGGTGAAGGACGCGGAGCCGGGAAAGGCCCGATTCGAGGAGTTCGCCGCGCGGCTTCAAAAGATCGAAGCCCGGCTGGCCAAGCTTGAAGAGGGGCCAGGGAGCCCGGTCTCCAAGCTGGATCCGGTTCCGTCCGAGGCGCCGAAACTAGCCAAGCCGAGCAAGCCTCAGGCGCAGGTAGAGAGCGCGCCGATTATTCCCAGTTCGCCGGGGATTACGCCGACGGCGGCGTTCAACCTGGCCTATAACGATTATCTGAATGGGAAGTATGAGCTGGCGGTGTCCGGGTTTCAGCGGTTCACCAAGGATTTCCCCGGCACGTCGCTGACCCCGAATGCCCATTACTGGCTCGGCGAGTCGTATTACAATCAGAAAGACTATGCGCGCGCGATTCAAGCCTTCGAATATCTGGTCACGGAATATCCGGGAAATGAGAAGGTGCCGGCTGCGCTCTACAAGCTCGGCCTCGCGACGGCGGAAACGGGCGACCTGGTCAAATCACGGAAATATCTCAAGCATGTCCTGGAAGAGTTTCCCTCGTCCGAGGAAGCCAAGCTCGCCAAGAATAAACTCGCCGATATCCGATGA
- the ybgF gene encoding tol-pal system protein YbgF, translated as MAFVLVMFITLLSGCVAQQADLKKAEQRIKQQDEQFSQARARQSQEISSLRDQELPQLRGELEKAQHQAQELQAKQEDIKHRAAQLELQTKKIEQLAAKLEADTTTRYQWLQKSLDTQDAKVNARLDKMSEDVSKAIEGMKEHLAGVVKKTNEDMAKRVDAKLDDQQKGLGESQHRLDQVSQKFTQFNQALTGFKEALTGLNERVGQEEQASKSLAAKLEASSRETAAYVNDANKSMTGYVETVKKSVDSVAKTLESMNHKVASRFEEQDRRLDALARSVDQVSQKAGGRQANGKHAQRSQPVAAPEGGGAERAAQDSEQAMAASPSPVSSSEDSSSVATPPAALVAPAEAPAVEPARSSVAADREQYERVLALFRNGDLEAARNGFAAFLAGYPNSDLAPNARYWLGESYYGSKEYKKAIDAYDKVELDYPRSEKVPAALLKKGYAYLALKDKKRASSAFKQVVTLYPRTPEAGKASDKLVQLKEGR; from the coding sequence GTGGCTTTTGTGTTGGTCATGTTCATCACACTGTTGTCCGGATGCGTTGCGCAACAGGCCGATTTAAAGAAGGCGGAGCAAAGAATCAAGCAGCAAGATGAGCAGTTCTCGCAGGCCAGAGCCCGGCAGAGCCAGGAGATCTCGTCGTTGCGCGACCAAGAGTTGCCGCAATTGCGGGGTGAATTGGAGAAGGCTCAGCATCAGGCGCAGGAACTCCAAGCCAAGCAGGAAGATATCAAGCATCGCGCGGCCCAGCTGGAGCTGCAGACAAAGAAGATCGAGCAGCTGGCGGCCAAGCTGGAAGCCGATACGACGACGCGGTATCAGTGGCTTCAGAAGAGTCTCGATACCCAGGATGCGAAGGTAAATGCCCGTCTCGATAAAATGTCCGAAGATGTGTCCAAGGCGATCGAGGGGATGAAAGAGCACCTGGCCGGGGTCGTGAAGAAGACCAATGAAGACATGGCCAAGCGGGTGGATGCGAAGCTCGATGATCAGCAAAAGGGGTTGGGCGAGAGCCAGCACCGTTTGGATCAGGTGTCTCAGAAGTTCACGCAGTTCAATCAAGCGCTGACCGGGTTCAAAGAGGCGCTGACCGGATTGAATGAACGAGTCGGGCAGGAAGAGCAGGCCTCGAAGAGCCTGGCGGCCAAGCTGGAGGCCAGCAGCCGGGAGACGGCCGCCTATGTGAATGACGCCAATAAGTCGATGACGGGGTACGTCGAAACGGTCAAGAAAAGCGTGGATTCCGTCGCGAAAACCCTGGAGTCGATGAATCACAAGGTGGCCTCCCGTTTTGAAGAGCAGGACCGCCGGCTTGACGCGCTGGCTCGGTCGGTCGATCAGGTGAGCCAGAAGGCCGGTGGGCGGCAGGCCAATGGGAAGCATGCCCAGCGCTCTCAGCCGGTTGCTGCGCCGGAGGGCGGCGGGGCGGAGCGGGCGGCGCAGGATTCCGAGCAGGCTATGGCCGCAAGTCCGTCGCCGGTGTCCTCGAGCGAGGACTCCTCGTCGGTAGCCACACCGCCTGCAGCACTGGTTGCTCCGGCGGAGGCGCCAGCCGTCGAGCCCGCCCGCTCATCGGTCGCGGCGGACCGGGAGCAGTATGAACGGGTGTTGGCGCTGTTTCGCAACGGAGATTTGGAGGCCGCGCGAAATGGCTTCGCCGCATTCTTGGCCGGTTATCCCAACTCGGATCTGGCTCCGAATGCCCGGTATTGGCTGGGTGAGTCCTATTACGGTTCGAAAGAGTATAAGAAGGCGATCGACGCCTATGACAAGGTGGAGCTGGATTATCCCCGCAGTGAGAAAGTCCCGGCGGCCCTTCTGAAGAAGGGCTATGCGTATCTCGCGTTGAAGGATAAGAAGCGGGCCTCCTCGGCATTCAAACAGGTGGTGACCTTGTATCCCAGGACTCCGGAGGCTGGCAAAGCGTCCGACAAGCTGGTGCAGTTGAAGGAGGGGCGGTAG
- the pal gene encoding peptidoglycan-associated lipoprotein Pal, with protein sequence MRTTGVIWYASMTAVVLLMAGPGCSKKAVQSGGDAQSSQQGAANADKGTSGGGVGSNFPDTTLSNRDAGATGGLRGLDAVAGGKSPSEERVTNGTMMAKLDPSQSGRQMDAIRSEQAAADAAGLRDVFFAYDSFAISEDGRQALSRDAEWIKANAGASLKIEGHCDERGTSAYNLVLGEKRAKAVRNYLVELGVSASRVGVVSYGKERPFCKERDEACYAQNRRGHVVVKTGK encoded by the coding sequence ATGCGGACAACAGGAGTGATTTGGTATGCATCGATGACAGCGGTGGTGCTGCTCATGGCCGGGCCAGGCTGTTCAAAGAAAGCCGTGCAATCCGGTGGGGATGCCCAGTCTTCGCAGCAAGGAGCGGCCAATGCCGATAAAGGGACGAGTGGCGGAGGCGTCGGGTCGAATTTTCCTGACACCACGTTGTCTAACAGAGATGCCGGCGCGACCGGGGGACTGCGAGGGTTGGATGCGGTCGCAGGAGGGAAGAGTCCCTCTGAAGAGCGTGTGACAAACGGGACGATGATGGCCAAGCTCGATCCATCCCAGAGCGGCCGCCAGATGGATGCGATTCGATCGGAACAAGCCGCGGCGGATGCCGCCGGATTGCGGGATGTGTTTTTCGCCTATGACAGCTTCGCCATCTCCGAAGACGGCCGCCAGGCCTTGTCGCGCGATGCCGAGTGGATCAAGGCGAATGCCGGTGCGAGCCTGAAGATCGAAGGGCACTGCGACGAGCGCGGGACCTCCGCCTACAATTTGGTGTTGGGTGAAAAGCGCGCGAAGGCGGTGCGGAATTATTTAGTCGAGCTCGGGGTGAGCGCGAGCCGGGTAGGCGTGGTGTCGTATGGCAAGGAACGGCCGTTCTGCAAAGAGCGCGATGAGGCCTGCTACGCACAGAATCGCCGCGGACATGTCGTGGTGAAGACCGGGAAATAG
- the tolB gene encoding Tol-Pal system beta propeller repeat protein TolB: protein MRLRTCLLLTCCALVGAIGIIESGATDVFLEATRPDFQKIPVGVIGIQNAGGPEWLGGRLEEVLKSDIRRSLVFTLVDVPGLGFKDVGTVPNPAFKQAVEGGASVLVWGKAGLKEGDKDADISMEGFVYDGGSNEVVGGKRYVGSSSVARLMAHRFADELVFRYTGEPGIARTKIAYVSEQGSARELFVMDYDGYEPRQVTSDGFLNLMPRWSPDRRFLVFTAYRNRNTQDIDMIELATGKRWTMVSLSGLNITPALSPDGNFLAFASSYEGNSELYRLDTRTKALQRMTTHASGDLSPSWAPSGRELAFASDRSGGPQIFLISADGSNVRRLTFEGDYNAAPAWSPRGNWIAYVCRTPKKEYKLCLITPDGQKRVQLTTGPGVDDSPSWSPDGRHLVFSSTADGKSQIYMINADGKDLERVTFTGVHNSAPAWSPAS, encoded by the coding sequence ATGAGACTCAGAACCTGTCTTCTGCTGACCTGTTGTGCCCTGGTAGGAGCCATCGGCATCATTGAGTCCGGCGCGACCGATGTCTTTCTGGAAGCGACGCGCCCGGATTTTCAGAAAATTCCCGTGGGGGTGATCGGGATTCAGAATGCCGGAGGGCCTGAATGGCTGGGGGGCCGGCTGGAAGAGGTCTTGAAGTCCGATATCCGCCGCTCATTGGTGTTTACGCTGGTGGATGTGCCGGGTCTCGGATTCAAAGATGTGGGGACGGTGCCGAATCCCGCATTCAAGCAGGCGGTGGAGGGCGGCGCGTCGGTGCTGGTGTGGGGGAAAGCGGGCTTGAAAGAGGGGGATAAAGACGCGGATATCAGCATGGAGGGGTTTGTCTATGACGGGGGGAGCAACGAGGTGGTCGGCGGCAAGCGCTATGTCGGGTCCTCCTCCGTGGCCCGTTTGATGGCGCATCGGTTTGCGGATGAATTGGTGTTCCGGTATACGGGAGAGCCTGGGATCGCCCGCACGAAAATTGCTTACGTGTCAGAACAGGGATCGGCGCGCGAGTTGTTCGTGATGGATTACGATGGGTATGAGCCGCGCCAGGTGACGTCCGACGGGTTTCTGAATTTGATGCCGCGTTGGTCGCCCGATCGGCGATTCCTCGTCTTTACGGCCTATCGCAACCGGAATACGCAGGATATCGACATGATCGAGCTGGCAACGGGGAAGCGCTGGACCATGGTCTCGCTGAGCGGGCTCAATATTACGCCCGCTCTGTCGCCGGACGGGAACTTCCTCGCGTTTGCGTCGAGCTATGAAGGGAATTCGGAGCTGTATCGGCTGGATACCAGAACCAAGGCGTTGCAGCGGATGACGACTCATGCTTCCGGCGATCTCTCGCCTTCCTGGGCGCCGTCGGGACGGGAGCTGGCGTTCGCATCGGACCGCAGTGGTGGGCCGCAGATTTTCCTGATCAGCGCCGATGGCTCGAACGTGCGGCGCTTGACCTTTGAAGGAGACTACAACGCCGCGCCGGCTTGGTCGCCGCGGGGGAATTGGATTGCCTATGTGTGCCGGACGCCAAAAAAAGAGTATAAACTGTGTCTCATTACGCCGGACGGACAGAAGCGGGTGCAGTTGACGACGGGGCCGGGGGTGGACGATTCGCCGTCCTGGTCGCCGGACGGCCGTCATCTGGTGTTTAGTTCAACGGCTGACGGAAAAAGCCAGATTTACATGATCAATGCCGATGGCAAAGATCTTGAGCGGGTGACGTTCACTGGGGTACATAACAGTGCGCCGGCCTGGTCGCCGGCGTCATGA
- a CDS encoding TonB family protein, protein MVQASAQSHAWLDEDVQGRVARHLRLAVVWSMVLHVVVLVAVTWVRWPRHGEQPLASIEVSLASLPAPSVKMPEPVKAPAKPVEAAKPPAPAPPVKMAPVAPPVARPEPAAPARPAHDPMRDLMKGVDLPPDAPKFGDFSPTDRPKKVHEPVAPAVSKLKLPDVPVAQDAKELPRKPSEVKPRTSLSEEMNRELDEELSKIKKVELPKESKPLLAEAPAKSAPQRETKIPSVKAVDTVLKVPGSTSGASAYLARVRQKVSSVWSAPQVDVTAQVYSVVVKFRLHRNGTVSGVAIEQSSGNEYYDLAGKRAVMNAEPLPGFPPELTESFFDAHFTFTVGEPNG, encoded by the coding sequence ATGGTGCAGGCTTCCGCACAATCGCACGCGTGGCTGGATGAGGATGTGCAGGGGCGGGTCGCCCGTCATCTCCGGCTGGCGGTGGTCTGGTCCATGGTCCTGCACGTGGTGGTGTTGGTGGCGGTCACCTGGGTCCGGTGGCCCCGGCATGGAGAACAGCCGCTGGCGTCCATCGAAGTCTCCCTCGCGTCGTTGCCGGCGCCTTCGGTCAAAATGCCGGAGCCGGTCAAGGCTCCTGCGAAGCCGGTCGAGGCTGCCAAGCCGCCCGCTCCGGCGCCGCCGGTCAAAATGGCGCCTGTGGCTCCGCCCGTTGCGAGACCTGAACCGGCGGCCCCGGCGAGGCCGGCCCATGATCCGATGCGAGACTTGATGAAGGGGGTGGACCTGCCTCCGGACGCTCCGAAGTTTGGAGATTTTAGCCCGACCGATCGGCCGAAAAAAGTTCATGAACCGGTGGCGCCTGCCGTCTCGAAGCTCAAGCTGCCCGATGTGCCGGTTGCTCAGGATGCCAAAGAGCTTCCCAGGAAGCCATCCGAGGTCAAGCCGCGAACGTCGTTGAGCGAGGAGATGAATCGGGAGCTGGACGAGGAACTGAGCAAGATCAAGAAGGTGGAGCTGCCAAAGGAGTCGAAGCCGTTGCTGGCGGAGGCGCCGGCGAAGTCTGCGCCCCAGCGTGAAACCAAGATTCCAAGCGTCAAAGCGGTCGATACGGTGCTCAAGGTGCCTGGGAGTACGTCGGGGGCCAGCGCGTATCTGGCACGGGTACGGCAAAAGGTCAGTAGTGTATGGTCTGCCCCACAGGTCGATGTGACCGCTCAGGTCTATTCGGTGGTCGTCAAGTTCCGGCTGCACCGGAATGGAACGGTCAGCGGCGTGGCCATCGAGCAGTCTTCAGGCAATGAATATTACGACTTGGCCGGCAAGCGGGCAGTCATGAATGCCGAGCCTTTGCCGGGGTTTCCGCCCGAGCTGACAGAGTCCTTTTTTGATGCGCACTTTACCTTCACAGTCGGGGAGCCGAACGGATAA
- a CDS encoding biopolymer transporter ExbD: protein MILETRQRRFMAEINIIPLVDVVLVLLVIFMVTAPMLYRGMDITLPKSASNTIKPEIRAVLTIEKDQRLYLDKDQVSVAQLERKLRLLKEEHADVALYLRADRDVPYGIVVQVMDGVKKAGIEKLGMVTDPTGPERVTDASSPRRKN from the coding sequence ATGATTCTGGAAACCCGCCAGCGCCGGTTCATGGCGGAGATCAACATTATTCCGCTGGTCGATGTGGTGCTGGTCCTGCTCGTCATCTTCATGGTGACGGCGCCCATGTTGTATCGTGGAATGGATATCACCTTGCCGAAGTCGGCGTCCAATACGATCAAGCCGGAGATCCGCGCCGTCCTTACCATTGAAAAAGACCAACGGCTCTATCTGGACAAAGATCAGGTCAGTGTGGCGCAGCTGGAGCGCAAGCTCAGGCTGCTGAAAGAAGAACATGCGGATGTGGCGCTCTATCTGCGGGCCGATCGTGATGTCCCCTACGGCATTGTGGTGCAGGTGATGGATGGGGTGAAGAAGGCCGGCATCGAGAAGCTGGGCATGGTGACGGATCCGACCGGGCCTGAGCGGGTGACGGATGCGTCGTCCCCTCGTCGAAAGAACTAG
- a CDS encoding MotA/TolQ/ExbB proton channel family protein, with product MGLLGSLGMVSKVVLFLLFLLSVLSWAVILLKWNMFRSADAEDLRFMAVLSKAKDVDEVARHAYRSAGSPCAKIFHGVVDRVGTGQGAQDGGSAPAVDRHVMERTAQHLAQGQLSQLESYLPFLATTGNISPFVGLLGTVMGIIDSFREIGSQGTASIAAVAPGVSEALVATAAGLFTAIPAVMAYNYFLSRIRRTAFRMDTVTVELLALLSPKSKPGSVGAKG from the coding sequence ATGGGTCTTCTCGGGTCACTGGGGATGGTGTCGAAAGTCGTTCTTTTCCTGCTCTTTTTGTTGTCAGTCCTCTCTTGGGCGGTCATTCTCCTCAAGTGGAACATGTTCCGGTCGGCTGATGCCGAAGACCTCCGTTTCATGGCGGTCTTGTCGAAGGCCAAGGATGTGGACGAGGTGGCGCGCCACGCCTATCGTTCCGCCGGGAGCCCCTGCGCCAAAATATTTCATGGCGTCGTGGACCGGGTGGGGACGGGGCAGGGCGCTCAGGATGGCGGCAGCGCGCCGGCCGTGGACCGCCATGTCATGGAGCGCACGGCGCAGCATCTTGCCCAAGGCCAGCTGTCGCAGCTCGAATCGTATCTGCCGTTTCTGGCGACGACCGGCAATATCAGCCCCTTTGTCGGGTTGCTGGGGACCGTCATGGGCATTATCGATTCGTTCCGGGAAATCGGCTCGCAGGGGACCGCCAGTATTGCAGCGGTGGCGCCGGGTGTGTCGGAAGCGCTGGTGGCCACGGCCGCCGGATTGTTTACGGCGATTCCCGCGGTCATGGCGTATAATTATTTTCTGTCGCGCATTCGCCGCACGGCCTTCCGGATGGATACGGTGACCGTGGAGCTTCTTGCCTTATTGTCCCCCAAATCGAAACCGGGATCGGTCGGAGCCAAGGGATGA
- the xerD gene encoding site-specific tyrosine recombinase XerD — MAQLLEQNLDPLAERYLSHLRVEGGLATNTLEAYRRDLSKLQAFLNRQQLPMDAPVSPPQVVGFLASLNAEGLSPVSMARTVSALRGWFRFLVREGIIEANPTRDLATARRGIKLPGTLTMAEVTALLELPAVQTVEDARDRTMLELMYASGLRVSELVALELARLDLTVGCVRVYGKGAKERLVPIGEAAREALVQYLEQVRPVILRRRSSRALFVSRRGGALTRQAFWKIVRQRARRAGIAKPISPHMLRHSFATHLLEGGADLRAVQVMLGHANIATTQIYTHVERGRLTQVHRKFFPRQARRAKA, encoded by the coding sequence ATGGCACAACTTCTCGAGCAGAATCTTGACCCGCTGGCTGAGCGGTACCTGAGCCACCTTCGTGTCGAGGGAGGGCTGGCGACCAATACGCTGGAGGCATACCGGCGTGATCTCTCCAAGCTGCAAGCGTTTCTGAACCGGCAGCAACTCCCGATGGATGCGCCGGTGTCCCCGCCGCAGGTGGTGGGATTTCTCGCATCATTGAATGCGGAGGGCCTGTCGCCGGTTTCGATGGCGAGGACGGTGTCCGCGCTGCGCGGGTGGTTTCGGTTTCTGGTGCGTGAGGGGATTATTGAGGCCAATCCGACTCGGGATCTTGCCACGGCGCGGCGGGGGATCAAGCTGCCGGGTACCTTGACGATGGCGGAAGTGACGGCCTTGCTGGAGTTGCCGGCGGTGCAGACGGTCGAGGATGCGCGCGATCGGACGATGCTGGAGCTGATGTATGCCTCGGGGTTGCGGGTGTCGGAGCTTGTTGCGCTGGAGCTGGCGCGGCTGGATCTCACGGTCGGATGTGTGCGGGTGTACGGAAAAGGGGCGAAAGAGCGGCTGGTGCCGATTGGAGAGGCCGCGCGCGAGGCGCTGGTGCAGTATCTCGAGCAGGTGCGGCCGGTCATTCTTCGGCGGCGGTCGTCGCGCGCGCTCTTTGTTTCGCGGCGCGGCGGGGCGCTGACCAGACAGGCCTTCTGGAAAATTGTGCGGCAGCGGGCCAGGCGCGCGGGGATTGCCAAGCCGATTTCTCCCCACATGCTCCGCCATTCGTTTGCCACGCATTTATTGGAGGGCGGCGCCGATCTGCGCGCCGTGCAGGTGATGCTGGGCCATGCGAACATTGCGACGACGCAGATCTATACGCATGTCGAACGCGGGCGGCTGACGCAGGTGCATCGGAAGTTTTTCCCCCGGCAGGCGCGGCGTGCCAAAGCCTGA
- a CDS encoding penicillin-binding protein activator → MTDRRYPHLYAMVALLFTCLTLAGISTDTLLAADLKSPAADPPILTQAKRLIDKGDPESAATVLRRYLATSPRAEYLDDTYLLLGAALFDLKEYPDALKVLNQLYTEFPASEWSDRGKVLLAKTHAAMGNIDLALPLLTQLRTGAAADDTKREARKLTAEFLAQKKDYVRAIQALLEEAAEGTDEQVADTRNQIREFLTEKLDKNALLRIRELYPKAFPGDLASIRLIEIYTERGEDHLAERQIQQFLKQFPNHPYEPKATEALAQLKARLKTNQYSIAAVLPLSGRLAPFANEILEGIQLAVERAREQAGAPSVGLLVKDNESDRASFIEDLATLLSDDHPLAVIGPVLSKNLPVMAEMAERSKTPLITPAATFPNVRRLGSYLFSTTLTYGLQATRIADYALKEQAYRRFCILYPDTIYGREQARLFAQEIRQRNGEIIAMESFKEGDTDYSAQIKRLKEEDLKKYGLAVPYDPSRPAGKPIGKTEKRILYTPGFDAVFIPSRASEIGLLAAQLAFHDVKVPLLGTNGWNSPDFLRTADRTVDGAVFVDGFFADSPSAAVQEFVQRYQKRFSGTPTLFTMQGYDAARLVLEAVRHGATSGDAVRAFLTTQQDLPTLLGPASFGPEGTLHRPLFLLQVKHGKFVQLN, encoded by the coding sequence ATGACAGACCGACGATATCCGCATCTCTACGCCATGGTGGCACTCCTCTTCACCTGCCTCACCCTCGCAGGCATCTCAACAGACACCCTCCTGGCGGCCGATCTCAAATCTCCGGCAGCCGATCCTCCCATCCTGACTCAGGCCAAACGCCTCATCGACAAGGGAGATCCGGAATCCGCCGCCACCGTACTCCGCCGGTATTTGGCGACCTCGCCTCGCGCCGAATACCTCGACGACACCTATCTGCTCCTGGGAGCGGCCCTCTTCGACCTGAAGGAATACCCGGACGCCTTGAAAGTCTTGAATCAACTTTACACCGAGTTTCCCGCCTCGGAATGGAGCGACCGGGGAAAGGTGCTGCTTGCCAAGACCCATGCCGCCATGGGGAACATCGATCTGGCGTTGCCCCTCCTCACCCAGCTACGGACCGGCGCAGCCGCCGATGACACGAAACGGGAAGCCCGCAAGCTGACGGCAGAGTTTCTGGCCCAGAAAAAAGACTACGTCCGGGCGATTCAAGCCCTCCTCGAAGAGGCCGCGGAAGGAACGGATGAGCAGGTTGCCGATACACGAAACCAGATTCGTGAATTTCTCACCGAGAAACTCGACAAGAACGCGCTCCTCCGGATACGAGAACTGTATCCGAAGGCATTTCCCGGCGACCTGGCCTCGATCCGGCTGATCGAAATCTATACCGAGCGGGGAGAAGACCATCTCGCGGAACGGCAGATTCAGCAATTTCTCAAGCAATTTCCCAATCACCCGTACGAGCCCAAAGCGACGGAAGCCCTGGCGCAGTTGAAGGCCCGGCTCAAGACGAATCAATACTCCATAGCCGCCGTCCTTCCACTTTCGGGCCGTCTCGCCCCCTTCGCCAACGAAATTCTAGAAGGCATCCAGCTGGCAGTCGAACGCGCGCGTGAACAAGCAGGCGCCCCGTCCGTCGGCCTGCTGGTCAAAGACAACGAATCGGACCGAGCCTCGTTCATCGAAGACCTCGCTACCCTCTTGAGCGACGACCACCCCTTGGCCGTTATCGGTCCGGTGCTGTCGAAGAACCTCCCGGTGATGGCGGAAATGGCCGAGCGCAGTAAAACGCCCTTGATCACACCGGCAGCCACCTTCCCCAACGTCCGCCGCCTGGGCAGTTATCTCTTCAGCACCACCCTGACCTACGGGCTCCAAGCCACACGCATCGCGGACTACGCGCTCAAAGAACAAGCGTACCGCCGGTTCTGCATTCTCTACCCGGATACCATCTACGGGCGCGAACAGGCCCGCCTCTTTGCACAGGAAATCCGGCAGCGTAACGGCGAAATCATTGCCATGGAATCCTTCAAGGAAGGCGACACGGACTATTCGGCGCAGATCAAGCGGTTGAAGGAAGAAGATCTGAAGAAATACGGACTGGCCGTCCCCTACGACCCGTCACGGCCGGCCGGGAAACCGATCGGGAAAACCGAGAAACGAATTCTCTACACTCCGGGATTCGACGCGGTCTTTATCCCCAGCCGGGCGAGCGAGATCGGCCTGCTGGCGGCCCAGCTCGCCTTTCATGATGTGAAAGTCCCGCTCTTGGGCACCAATGGCTGGAACTCCCCGGACTTCCTCCGCACCGCGGACCGCACCGTCGACGGCGCCGTCTTTGTGGACGGATTCTTCGCGGACAGTCCGAGCGCCGCCGTGCAGGAGTTCGTCCAGCGCTACCAGAAACGGTTTTCCGGCACGCCGACGCTCTTTACCATGCAAGGCTACGACGCCGCCAGACTCGTTCTCGAAGCGGTCCGCCACGGCGCCACCTCAGGGGACGCGGTGCGCGCGTTTCTGACCACGCAACAAGACTTGCCCACGCTCCTGGGACCGGCCAGCTTCGGACCGGAAGGCACCTTGCACCGGCCCCTCTTTCTCCTGCAAGTCAAACACGGTAAATTTGTGCAGCTCAACTAA
- a CDS encoding site-2 protease family protein translates to MDTLAPIIHKISYMALPLLFAMVFHEYAHGWVADKCGDPTAKLQGRLTFNPIAHIDPLGTIILPLICLALPGGFLLGWAKPVPIDLRNMRQPRRDMALVAAAGPGMNLLLATLSALLVAGLLAVDPTLLQQETAARDSTSSSLATMILLPVSVMALYSVLINVFLALFNLIPIPPLDGGRILTCLLPPRPALALAKLEPYGMMILMGLIVFDKELRVIHTITGTFANALSGTILSTALGFGTGVLQ, encoded by the coding sequence ATGGACACCCTCGCCCCGATCATTCATAAAATCTCCTACATGGCGCTCCCGCTGCTGTTCGCCATGGTGTTCCATGAATATGCGCACGGATGGGTGGCCGACAAGTGCGGCGACCCCACCGCCAAGCTGCAGGGCCGGCTCACCTTTAACCCGATCGCGCACATCGATCCCCTCGGCACCATTATTCTTCCCTTGATCTGCCTGGCCCTGCCCGGCGGCTTTCTCCTCGGATGGGCCAAGCCGGTCCCCATCGATCTGCGCAACATGCGGCAGCCCCGGCGCGACATGGCCCTCGTTGCCGCGGCCGGGCCAGGCATGAATCTCCTGCTCGCCACCCTCAGCGCCCTGCTCGTGGCCGGGCTCCTGGCCGTCGATCCGACCCTGTTGCAGCAAGAGACCGCCGCGCGCGACTCCACATCCTCGAGCCTGGCCACCATGATCCTGCTGCCCGTTTCCGTCATGGCGCTGTACTCCGTCCTCATCAACGTCTTTCTGGCGCTCTTCAATTTGATCCCCATCCCGCCGCTCGACGGCGGCCGCATCCTGACCTGCCTGCTGCCTCCACGCCCGGCCCTCGCGCTGGCGAAGCTGGAGCCGTACGGCATGATGATTCTCATGGGCCTTATCGTATTCGACAAAGAACTCCGCGTGATCCACACGATCACCGGCACATTCGCCAACGCCCTGTCGGGCACCATTCTCTCGACGGCACTCGGCTTCGGCACAGGAGTCTTGCAATGA